A DNA window from Sylvia atricapilla isolate bSylAtr1 chromosome 6, bSylAtr1.pri, whole genome shotgun sequence contains the following coding sequences:
- the CGRRF1 gene encoding cell growth regulator with RING finger domain protein 1 yields MAAVFLVTLYEYSPLFYIALVSVCFLVTSALVLGWFGLGVPVILRNSEETDSSTRVLKKRMRQVKNPFGLEILNPAAASVTRGVTLIPDCLEDCVLTCYWGCNVQKLHEALQKHVYCFRIKTPQTLEDALYNEYLYKQQHFIKKNDKAEKYCQLPEDAQVVDFGPVPRARYPLVAVLTLADEEDREIYDIIAMVAVIHIPDESYRLSCRILYQYLLLAQGQYHDLKQLFMSANSPAPSSSDPFPDESSTDRGLLEKAGLAADEPELQEENSKDCVVCQNGPVNWVLLPCRHTCLCDGCIKYFQQCPMCRQFVQESFPLCSKKEQDEDESTRVLQDVLPGRVF; encoded by the exons GTTTGGTTTGGGTGTTCCTGTTATTCTGAGGAACTCAGAAGAGACAGATTCCAGCACAAGGGTGTTGAAAAAGCGGATGAGACAAGTGAAGAATCCTTTTGGATTGGAGATTCTTaatcctgctgcagcttcagtAACAA GGGGTGTAACACTGATACCTGACTGCCTGGAGGACTGTGTCCTTACCTGCTACTGGGGCTGCAATGTCCAGAAACTCCACGAAGCGCTGCAGAAACACGTCTACTGCTTCAGAATAAAGACTCCTCAGACATTAGAGGATGCTCTCTACAACGAATACCTCTACAAACAGCAGCACTT cattaaaaaaaatgacaagGCAGAGAAATATTGTCAGTTACCAGAAGATGCTCAAGTTGTGGATTTTGGCCCCGTGCCTAGAGCTCGCTATCCCTTGGTAGCAGTGCTGACATTAGCAGAtgaagaagacagagaaatatATGATATT atTGCAATGGTGGCTGTAATTCACATTCCTGATGAAAGCTACAGACTTTCCTGCCGAATTTTGTATCAGTATCTCCTCCTAGCTCAAGGTCAATACCATGATCTGAAG CAACTCTTCATGTCTGCAAATAGTCCTGCACCTTCCTCCAGCGATCCTTTCCCTGAtgagagcagcactgacagagggctgctggaaaaggctgggctggctgcagatGAACCAGAattgcaggaagaaaacagcaaagacTGTGTTGTTTGCCAGAACGGCCCCGTGAACTGggtcctcctgccctgcagacacACGTGCCTGTGCGATGGCTGCATCAAGTATTTCCAGCAGTGCCCAATGTGCAGGCAGTTCGTGCAGGAGTCTTTTCCACTTTGCAGCAAAAAGGAGCAAGATGAGGATGAATCGACCCGTGTTTTGCAAGATGTTCTTCCTGGAAGAGTTTTTTAG